From the genome of Phlebotomus papatasi isolate M1 chromosome 2, Ppap_2.1, whole genome shotgun sequence:
TGCATAATGAatgaaatgcaataaaaaaatctttttagcgGACTGTATGGAAGTCAATAATCGGAAATCTTTAGCAACTTTGCCATTTTAGAATCGAATACTTGTTATTCAACTATTAAAATTCATAAAGCAAAGAGGAAACATTGTattaattttatgaataaattatgctgcgaaaatcttgaatttaaatttattctctaGTCCAGTTCTTGCAGAATCTATCTCCATACTGTTTTAAAAACATAGAAatagaaactttgtctttgTCATCAGGTGTTAAGCTGTGCTTTTCTTGTTGaaaaataaaagcaataaaacttTGCTAAAAGTTAATTgaactttttgaaaaaagtaaaactcaaaatgccttattttttatcttaattttaatcaattgaaaCATTTGTGAATCAGttgagaataaaaaaataagggaactgtaccaaatttcgaccagcttggaatttcggccatttcttttgttcctcaaatttccatgaatttttaagttttacacactttagagattataaaatgtaaaaacCAAGAACAAAAACGTATTTTTTACTAACGAGATGatgtaaaaaaattggaaaaattaaagaaaggcAAGGAACAATGAGTATCAAGGTTGtagaaatattacccaaagctgtctatatttttattcattttgaaatatattaaaaatgattttagagaaaaaccaATAAACTACAGAGTTAGGTGTAATTCAAAACTCTGAATTAAGAATAAAATAAGGATGaagtacagggagttccggtttgagagaaaacggactgaaagaatttgatatgaattgcctatacTTTTGGAacctcatttattaaacaatttttaaaatacccctaaatgtatgcaaatatttttcacgtggTAAATTTGAgatacatttcttatgaaccgttgcCACTGAAAATAGGCTGGAAAATTGGTGCCGAAAATGTCTTGCATACATCATGGCGTTTCCATACTTATCCCAAAGATACATCctgcagatatgcaattttattgtgTCACTGTAGTTAAATCGCTGACGTTTTCCGGTCccgaaaatttttttcaaagcggaactccctgtactcctgaatattttaaatagcgAGTATATATTGGTTTTCTGATAACAAAATTTACTGTATActatatatttcgaaaattttataaCAAGGATCACAAGAGTATTCAATAAGTCTATagaataagtaataaaaaaatattttttatttacaaaagagCGCCGATAAAAATCGATATAGCGTTTTTAACGAttatatccaatttttttacGCCCGTTGAAAAAGACGTCTCTAGAAAACACTCTAAAATTGGTcaaaatttcagagattttCGTAATTTGAGTTAAATCGCCAGtcggttattattattaatcgtatcgagacagtttatttggtattacaatgtaatcactACAATGTGCTTCGTGttagaatctgctgatcgtagatcgcccaggaacgccttccccaTGCTTCTTCTGTGCAATGtcgtgaatgcttcttccgtgctcctgaaggttTGTGGGcaaaggcggtgcattttattacgttttgtcacagtaaaaatgtctttttctcgacattcatttgcttgcaccgggcgtgactcgaactcacaactgtgataATCGAATCAGAGAtatcaccgcccaagagccaacggtcttgcctattgcgccactatGATCCCCGCCAGTCGGTACACAACCATCTCATCAGGCACAATTCTTTTGAATCTGGTTTTGAGAATATGATGGATGAAGGACAAGTTCAATCgcaatttcgtgaattttgtttcgtttttggtttttcggttttgGTCGAAAGTGAGTAAATGCGCCAGCCATTGTACTAAAGAGCTTTTTCATGCCGAAAATAAATGTAAGATGTTGAACATACGATCATACGACATCCTTATGATTTTAGCTAACTCACTTACTTTCACTTTAAAATCGTTCAATACAACATCTTTGATTTTTCGATGTTTTctgaaatattgacaatttttGGGCGTCCAGATcattaattatcatttttttgtaATGCCACACCGGTTTTGTAATGCCACCGGTTAGTCCGGTTAATACCTATCTAGCTTGGAATTGGTTTGGATCGTCATGGTATTGCATATACATTagtgtttcatttaaaaaactaaataaacttAGAATTTCCCATTAAAAAAACACTACGGTTGGAAACTTTTTATAGCTGTAACTGGAAAATCACCTAGTTCGATTGCTGACAAATTTTGacacatttcattttaaagatGGCTGATTTAAGTTGcattattcaagattttttgataGTGGTGCCATTTATGTGTCCTGTTGAATGACCTATTATTGCGTATCATCTTAATCATCTTAATAAGTGCGTAAGTGAACAAAATTTCGAGAATAAGCAAAATAACACgatcaattgtttttttcaaGAGTTATAATATTAACTTAACGCAAGAGTTTTCCAATTACGTAGAACAAAATCATTTATAATGGCTCAGGCACATCTATTAgatgaggaaaatttcatgaaatcaaaattcacatccctttctttttcacacaATTTGCATGTCtagtatgtctatctcattcttttgcatatCAAATTCGATAGAACTAAacttaatttggtgtgatgtttaaaagaagaagaagagtgcgaaagaatgagatagatatatgaactggttgtgagaaagaaaggtattcgaatttcgactaattttcctgatttaaaaagtgtgccagagccatagtCCTAAAAATCCAAAGAAGTACATAGAAAAAGTCTCGTTATAGGATTAAATGCTTAAGAGTTGCTGGTTACTTAGGTAACAAgatgaggttatgtcaaaaaagGCTTATGAAATAATAAACgaaacaaaaatcaaaatttcctaaatatggttgcatttattttgatgtatttgcctgatataattattatattttgttatttttattttatttattgacgccttttttttaaagtaaaaaagaaatctAACATTAACCTCAGACTATTCTGatattttatcaaattattcagtaaaataatttttttgtcctTTTATTCGCAAACGTTATTGTCTAGTCAGTGTATCCGACTCTTTTAGACACTCTTCCTCTTCTCGTAAGTATCATAACAATTtctaaatctaattttaaataaatttctatttatttaaaccCAAGTGCGAAGGAGTAAGGATAGCCATATACAttataaatttggaaaaaggaTGAAAATAATTTGCAAGTAGGGTAAAAtcaggtaatttggaaccatttacaatttgggacagttcagattttctcactgtttcagattagaaaagagaaaacaaagaccgcaaaatagaagaaaaagacgattaagaaaaaaaggaacagattttttccttttgaatctctaaaacagtgagaaaatctcattgtaaatgagattgtaaatggttccaaattgtaaatgtttccaaattacctcattttaccctaatagACAtacaaaaaaactttaatttccgGATTATTAGTAAACGAAAACCTCTGGTTCCGCAGATTAATTTcagattaaattgaaaaaacgaGGCAACCGACAAAATTTAAACAGtgaacttagggtaagtgtgctaaatttcggcatagttgcatataagcaccgaagtcctaagtttgaaatgcaatatttttaattcatattgatattttttttccttctttttcagaagggttttgtggaaccttgaaaactagtttatcatctttgttttctttaaatcacttcctaaaatattgaaaaaattaataaaaatctggacattgctttgggtagtattccggccactttgtgtgaaattccggccacctttttttctgaccaccttttgtgacgcaacggatggaaaatttcaaaacgtcaaacggaacgagtttaatatttagtttaatacgtttatatgacccacaagccctgagatcttccgtgtaatttgtcctgaagacctgaagagtagcatctcaaatttacgcgcagattcccgtaccaatttgcccttcctgaactcttccaatgccttttccacatcatctttttcgtaaaagcgatggtttttttttctgtggacattgtagaactcagaaattgaaaaaaacataaaatgaataagaaatttaggaaaggaaaagatgttgccggaataggcaacactacatcaccggagagacgctcacaaagtatatacttttttacgcgaaatacaggatccagctgggaaatattacccgaaatttaaagattgattcactattaacataaacagaaacaaacttaaatgaaaactaatcatttttcatgaaaaaacatcgaaggaaaaccttctgtctgcacttcaccagaaatcacaagactgttagaaacacaatcgatctgccacattttttataagactctttccacactgagtttttacaacgcaatttaaattcaaattataacctaaaatttaacggtctttgtgttaatacatcctaaaatgaataaatatttaaaagcaaaatgaattcattgactattcgaagagtacatacataattttaattaatttatttgcatgaccgaaattacactcaaagtgtccgaaattagaatctggccgaaatttggcacacttcccctatatcatGCCTCTgtcacatcttttagatcaggaaaatgtaataaaatcaaaattcacagcCCATTCTTTTTCGCACGTTCTGCATTTGTCTATCTctctctttcggactcttctttttcttcttcttttttagatcatcatatcaaattgaatttagttcaatcccaattcgatgtcgaaaaaattgggataaacaatatacaaaacttttgagaaggaaaggtgtatgggggggggggggtatgtGAATGAAATTTATGGTATGATGAAGGCTTTAAAAAATCTTGTCCATCTGTTAATAAATTTGCACAAAAATCTATAACTCGACTAAGTCGGATAATCAATTCAAAATAGATAAAATCGTAAATTAGCATCATATTTTAATAGGTTTACGTAAGTCTTACTTTTCATTAATTTGTAGGGAGAAAATTGATTGTAATCAATATTTTCctgacaaaacaaaaaaaattaacgtttatgtaccaatttgttgtGAATTAAACATATTTAATTAGAAAGCTAATgttattgaaaataagaaattcaTTAATAATAATTCTAACATTATATACTCTAAACTCTGCAAAATTCTTCCGCAATCTTCAATCAATAGTTATACTTATTAGACTACCACGTTGTTTAAGTTTTTCTAGAAAAATTTGCGCATTAAATTTCTTCATGGCCAAGAGAAAGTACATTATACTTTTCCTCTGCATTTTCTTGGTGCATCGCGTGATGGTTCTTTGGGGCGATATTGATTCACGTCACTGTCGCTCTTCAACTTGAGTCTCATAGTTCAACAAACTCATTTTATTTCCTCTCTCGCTATTTGCTTCTTTTTCCGACTCTCAATATAGTATTCGCCTTAATTTAGGAGTCTATCGATGGACATTATTGCATTTACAGACAATCCCAAATTTAGTCGATAGTCAAAAATAGATGATTTTACCATTTACGAATGAGTCTTTTATTGCAACCTTCAACTTGATCTCATCTTCCTCAGCTGCATCCAGTGAAATTTTCTGGGCATACCTCTTCTTGGAGATTGTGCCGGATTCGAGGTCAGTTTTTGGTGTGTCGGGAGGGAAGGTTTCGTCATTTGTGTCAAACGATTGGAATATGTATAAATGGTAAAATGTTGCCAAAAAAGAAcggtgtacaaaaaatgttggtTCATTTTGGTCACAGAAAGACTCAGTTAAGCAACGTGAGATGTTCTTGTTTCCGTCCATTAGTTTGTGGTCAATTTTGGTCATCAGCTTGATGGTCCAGTCAGTTGAGAGCAATGTGAATCGTTGTGTAGAAAATTCCGCCCTCAGAGGTTCAGAATATGCTTCCAACATCTTCTTTAAGTACTATGATAGGTAAAATTGTGATATAGTTCAAAATCAATTAAAGTTTAGTTTGTGCAATAACCAAAATCGTCTTGCAGTCGAGGCAACCTCTATCGCATTACCACAATTCAAAACCATGAATCCCGATTCCTACTTCGGGATCTTCATCGAAATCAAAAATACGCCATTATTGTCCCAGGCTGGAGGGAGACCTGTGAACTAGAATGGGTCTTTGACCTAGTTCGAAATCTTATTGCTCACCGTGGAGGCACAATTTTGTGTATGGATTACACAATTTACAGTGCAGAATCATACTTTCGCCTTGTGCGGCATTTCGACGCCATTGCCGAGGTCCTTACGAGGAAGCTATGTGATTTAGAATTGATAGGCCTACCTCCAGCAGTTGGATTTCTTTTCGGGTTCAGCTATGGGGGGCAGTTGGTATCAGAAGCTGGAAGAAGAGTCGGCCCTGGAAGGATTAAAGAGATTGATAGTAGGTTTTCAATACCCTTGCGAAGACCTagtctcattttttttccttttttttagtcTGCGATATGGCTGGCCCAGGCTTTGAAAGCAAAACCCCTCCCAATCATTCCTTAGCGGCTGAGAATGTTCAGTGTATCCACACGAGCAGGGATAAAGGTATCCGGTATAGTACTTGTCATCAGGATTGGAAAATGGGAAACTGTGGTTTGACCCAGGACGCTGCTGGAAAACCTCCTTTGGGTTCTCACGGACTTTGTCCCTATTTCTACAACATTGCCTTCAAGTATGACTTTTTTGCCATACCTCGACCTACAGTTTGTGCATCAAAGTCCTCTGGGATAGCAGGGGCTTATCCGACTGGGTATAAAATGGGATACCTGGAGAACAGAAAAGGGTAGGTCtagcatttattatttttcaattaccAAACATAACTTGTTTTTAAGTAATTTGGTAAGATTCAGATTCTTTGCTTTAAGTACCTGCCCGTAACTATAAGGTTATAGGTTTCTTAAGAGGCTACGTGGGTCAAGAAGGCTAAAGAAATcataatattttctctattttttcagcataattaaaaaaatatatttaattgaagctttatatgattttttaatttttttaaagtaaacgACATAAAAAAGATTTGATAATAtgtgttcaaattttttttttattttcttgaaattgaaaaatgttaacctgaatttaatgatttttctagATCTTGGAAAAATGCTTTTGGCTTTTACTAATCGTTTTTGAAATAGGTTAAAACTTCTTGTCGAATGTATTCCTTAGTTGAATAATGTAATTTTACCTGCACTAATACTTTGGTAGAGATTATTTTACCCTAATATATTTCAAAGAACATCTATAAATATAAAATGGGAGATATAGAATTTTGAACTGTACATAAGGCTTTATTTAATTCAACtttgaaaaacagaaaatataatgtaaaaataattagctaattttgataattgtttttcaaactaaagctaaataattttttttagcattgaTCGCTTGTAACCGATAatattgaaattggattttttgtgtacttgtaaaatttgattaaatatttGTAACTCCAACTACTGATGATTTTCTAAAATCTTAACACAgttatccaaaaatttaaaaatttttaaataagttttttttaaataaattttaaaatatgatcTCAAAGTGAAGCAAAATGTGATAAAACAGATTTCTTTCACAAACTTTTGAAAGATCTAAAATAGTTTCAATCTCCACGATCTTAAGGCTTCCATACATTATAAGGAATTTTTGTCAATTTATAGAGCATTTTGAAGAAAGTcgcattttgacaaaaatgtctcATAGTATTTAAAGGTCATTATGATAACTTAAC
Proteins encoded in this window:
- the LOC129805004 gene encoding uncharacterized protein LOC129805004, coding for MDYTIYSAESYFRLVRHFDAIAEVLTRKLCDLELIGLPPAVGFLFGFSYGGQLVSEAGRRVGPGRIKEIDICDMAGPGFESKTPPNHSLAAENVQCIHTSRDKGIRYSTCHQDWKMGNCGLTQDAAGKPPLGSHGLCPYFYNIAFKYDFFAIPRPTVCASKSSGIAGAYPTGYKMGYLENRKGTVRGELFATTTKHYPYTIVPRTGSLLSNLLAEYQSSFNGTESFHMASLQFVDKN